In Chitinophaga oryzae, the sequence CAGCAGTACTTTGTTGTGCCAGGGTACGGCGAAGAGCACGCGGCCGTCGGATGTTTTCGGGATCATGATGGCGCTGCTGCTTTGCAGGAAGGAAGCGTCGAGCACGAGGTGCACGCCCTGGCTGGGGCGTACCATCGGCCGCGCGCCGGGATTGTCCAGCTGCAGGATCTCATCCACAAATACGCCGGTGGCGTTGATGACCGTGCGGGCAGCCAGACGGAAGGATTCGCCGCTTTCCAGGTCGGTGGCGGTGACGCCGCTGACTTTCCCGTTTTCTTTCAGCAGCCCGTCTACTTTGCAGTAGTTGAGCAGCACGGCGCCGCTTTCTGCGGCTGTCTGAGCTATGTTGACCGCCAGGCGGGCATCGTCAAACTGGCCGTCGTGATAAACGATACCCCCTTTGAGGCCATCTGCCTGTATGTTGGGCAGACGGTGGGTGACTTCATTTTTACTGATATGTTTGGACTTGCCCAGGCTAAGGCGGCCGGAAAGCAGGTCATATATTTTCAGACCGATCGTATAAAAAGGGCCCTGCCACCAGGAGTAGTGAGGAATGATAAACTGCTGGTTGTGCGCCAGGTGGGGGGCGTTGTTCAGTAACAACCCTCTTTCATACAGTGCTTCTTTCACCAGCGCCACGTCGCCCTGTGCCAGGTATCTCACGCCGCCGTGCACCAGTTTGGTGGCGCGGCTGGACGTGCCTTTGGCAAAGTCGGCCTGTTCCAGCAACAGTGTCTTGTATCCTCTGGTAGCAGCATCCATCGCTATCCCCAGGCCTGTGGCGCCTCCTCCTATAATGATCATGTCCCAGGTACGGGCTGGCATGGATCGCAGACTTTTGATTGATTCCGGTCG encodes:
- a CDS encoding glycerol-3-phosphate dehydrogenase/oxidase, giving the protein MPARTWDMIIIGGGATGLGIAMDAATRGYKTLLLEQADFAKGTSSRATKLVHGGVRYLAQGDVALVKEALYERGLLLNNAPHLAHNQQFIIPHYSWWQGPFYTIGLKIYDLLSGRLSLGKSKHISKNEVTHRLPNIQADGLKGGIVYHDGQFDDARLAVNIAQTAAESGAVLLNYCKVDGLLKENGKVSGVTATDLESGESFRLAARTVINATGVFVDEILQLDNPGARPMVRPSQGVHLVLDASFLQSSSAIMIPKTSDGRVLFAVPWHNKVLLGTTDTPLEAHSMEPVALEQEIDFILATAAQYLTRTPTRADVLSVFAGLRPLAAPQKDTGSTKEISRSHKIMVAPSGLITITGGKWTTFRKMAEDTVDEAIRQGTITPAKCNTKGLRIHGYQKQPMAQAPLDVYGSDAAQVQALASKQPELAKPLHPRLPYIKAQVIWAVRQEMARTVEDTLARRTRALFLDAQAAIDMAPEVAALMAAELGKDEAWQQQQVKAFNAVAANYLLKNVRTREQLPVGA